One Hevea brasiliensis isolate MT/VB/25A 57/8 chromosome 6, ASM3005281v1, whole genome shotgun sequence genomic window, CTACAAGTTTACTTTTATGAGCGCAAGGTTGTTTGGGAGGATAGTGTGAATACACCAAATTTCAGTGGTTCTCAGCAATTTTCTTCTCTTAGAAATGATGAGAGAAATTCTCAGATTTTGATAAacctaattaattatttaataaatattctgGCACACACCTCTTCATGGACATGTTTATCACCATCATCACTATAATCCTCATCACTATCCACCTCTGGTGGATCATCTACTTCTTCGTCACTGCCATGCACTGAATGTTCCTCCTTGAGCTGCAGAGGCAAAAATGAAATCCAATCAGAAAAATAGGCACCAGAACCCGGTATATTTTCAACTTAATGCTAAGACAGATAACCTACACTACTGATTTGAATTTAAGCTCCCTTGACCACTAGCTTGATCGTAACCAATGGCTCCTGAGATTTAAAATAAATAGCTTCAAGCAATCATAAATAGTAAAAGGAGTTCAAAATACCTCCTTCGCAGGTCCATCAGACATCCGAGGTGAGCTACAACAAGAAGAGTGATATTTACTTCCAGTATCAGTCCAGTCCGCCCTTGACTCATCAACACTTCCAGCATGACTGGTACCACCATCACTGGGCCAAGCGCTGATTCCGAAGTGGCCAAACTGAAGATTAACTGGTTCAGCCTTACCAACCTGTAATGGTCCATACATAGGGATCCCTCTTCCATTGTCGGTCCCATAACCCATTACAGACTTCCCACTAAGATCCACTGAATCAACAGGCCATGCCTTTGCCACAGACCCATCAGTATTAACAAGGGCCATCAAATGCCTAGAAGAACCTTTCCTCTGGATAAGTTGAAACATCCCTTTAGAGCTCATTGAATTGGCAGCACACTGGTTCCTGTACTCCTCATCAACAACAGTCACTGTGTTTGTGGCAGGATCATAAAGTGGCTCCCCTGCCTCACGCCTGCGAAGGCAGCTGAAAACTGTTGCATGGATGGCTGCTACACTCTTGTCAACATTTGTGTTGTTGATTTTGGGGACAAGATGTTTATCAGCCCGTTTGCAAAGATAATCTTGGATTGTTCTGATGTTCCGAATGTATTTCACATATTTGTTTTTAGCTGGGTCCAATGTCATATACTTGGCACGAACAGCAAATCGTTCCAAGTGTTTGTCTTCATTTGTAATGTATATCATGAATGGTATAATTGAAGGATGTTTCTTCATAAGCCCCATCTGCATGTAGGGATTAAAATTAAGTGCTTAATCACAAAGGCAATGCATCTGATGATAAGAATACCAAATTAATTTTACTTACCACAAAATTAAGGCTTAAGTGAACACCTTCAACAACCACTGATTCTTTCCTCTCTTCCCATGCAGTTATTAGACGATCAAGACTGTCGATCACCATCTCACTCTGTGCCTTGAATCCTTCAACTGCCATTTGTTTAGGACTAATATACTCAGTAACACCAGAACTCATATCCACTGCTTGACTATCTGATTTCACCAAGGATGAACCATCAGATACTTCATCGTTGGAATATGAGTTTATAATACCAGCCAATTTTTTTGCCTTTTTTTTAGCCTTGGCTTCTGCAACTGCCTTAGGATCCAAAAATTCCCCTGCATGGTATGTTGAAGCCCAGAGCAGTGGATTTTGCTTCTCATCAACAAAACTCCTCATCATGTGCCGAATAGAGTCAGTAGAAATTACTGTTGTAACTCCTAGTCTACTACCCTGCATGAAACAAGAGGGAAACTTCGTATTATACAAATACAGAGACAAATAATTTAACTTGTCTACGTATACATTTATCGTGGCAAACCAAGAAAAggcaaataataataatgataataataataaaaaatatcaatagACAATGAGATGATAATGGGGGATGAAAACCATGTATTCTCTAAATCACAAATTCAAACAAGATCACTGGTTTGCAGGGTAAGGGGATACCAGCAATGCAGACAAAGTAGATTTGCCACAGCCACTAGTACCACACAATAGCACAGTTACAGATTCCTTCCTTTCTCGAATTCTGCAACATAGAGGAAATGACATAAAGATAAATTTCAGtgtaaaaaatggacaaaacagtATTATAACAAAACAATTCATATCACTTAACATTATCACCGCCATCCATCAATGACGGTTGTAAACAACACCACCCCCACCACCCTCCCCCGCGCAAATCCCCAAACAAGGAAATAACCATCAAACGAAGGTTTCGAACTCGAGAGTGTCAAAAAATGCCTTAAATGTTCTAcatgtctgtaacacccctaattttttaatttattattttatggataaatattaatattttattttatttaaattttagaaaattatttgaaatttttcgggttTTAAAAATCGGGcttgattttccgaaaatataaactttgatgatttttaaaaattaatttaaagaccacgtggcaaaattaaaaatatatttagagtctacgaatttttctgagttttctagaattttttcgaaatttttgggcctcgaaattcaaaattttgtatcttgaatcggacaaaATTGGACcggcttcttcttcatttttatttctctccttctctctctttctctctcctccctcctcccctcccCACCTCGCCAACCGCCCCCTGAAAGTGGGAACTGGCCATGGGCGCGGCACGCCGCTTCATCttagtcttgtgtcaaacactatctacacctcgagagctttccatagacaccaagaacactaaaatccatcgagcggtttgtccaatttttgtccgggaagttttagcccattttgacttgtggactaaatttctcgcaaaccgtgaactccacgagaaaaccgagagtatcaAAGCGCTCCACTcaatataaatttcgaattttccgacacggaacttcgtagtgtttttatGAGTatcaaatgagcttagaaaattccgaaaaatttatttactaacccccgtgttgtggacttcgtgtaggtaccttcaattaaaGTCTTGGAATTAGATCGGGATTTTGGCTATCCCACCTTTGTCAGAcgccccgagcgcgttcccgagatcggaattagcataggtaaacccgaaccttgctttttcgtaattttctagtgcttaaatggaattaaaaattcataaaatattcgtggtagctcataaaattatgattctttttgcaatagcctaataatattgctaaggaccgcgagacaaagttttagaatttttagagtttatttgagtagtttttgcaaaaagggtcaattataaggactaaattgtaattttacatcgtgtgattgatgactgtttggataggcccaggaggagctgtgtgatatgattgagttgtgggtgtatggtatgcgaatatagaagtgtgttttaaacccatttgcaggttgggtagatcctaggtatagaggaaactctgccagattttcggcacgacttaagacgtatttggtcttttattAGCTTGTATTGAGTTAATTGTATTAaacaattgtaataaaattgtccctTCTTCCtccagtaaaatattaattttaattgtaatttcgatattattatatgtgtaatgcatgcccatgcatcacttatatgcatatatctatgtagttaaaccataggcacgttttatgttgcattcacaactgttaaagtgcaatgggtgttgttgtggtaatttagagcagtgtgcgtgcgttggcggtCGTGTgatatggtgttggctatggataggacgggtagacaaggcttgagatcttcgctgggacccggtccttcgggatagacacggcttgagttcttcgctgggactccaatttggtttattaagcgaaagtccggcttgagttcttcgctgacaCAGGTTGAATTTAAGAaagctgtatagggaatcagctcccatatatttatgatttgagtatttGACATTAATGAGTGTGTGAGtgttccaaattacctttttgctgttatgatgtgaaaatattgctgatattgcatttcactctataaggtgcatttcactctctgagtcgaacgctcactcctgttcaatatttttcaagGCCACAGGaaaatatttttgaggttaacctatttttctccctcgcaggtcgtttattaatgtttgtataaacctgttaactcttagaattttcgcatatgttagaagtatttatttgatttgggtatgTAATacaattatcatgttggacctgtaaacgtattattatatgcatgtttgatggactggatgagagagccaagctcccatttatttttatgacattgagtatgtggaaggtgagctgagctcccctttatttttatgacattgagtatgtggaaggtgagctgagctccccagttgATTATATatcgtgtttacaggtcgggtgagtcaaaaactccccgttgaaaggtccactttatggccgaactctgtccagttgaattcttgaaattgggcccaatgggccttagagttgagttaagaaataattaggcttactacgagcctcgggggctttaggctgacccaggtcctagtgccggtccggcccataggttgggtcatgacaatgtCTAAAGGAAACTAATAGGCCACCAACTTAATTCAACTCCGTTTTGTTTTGATTACTTCTCAAAAAAGGATTTCAAGCATGCTTATGGATCTTCAACCAAAATATCAACAATAAGGATGGACTAAAACTCATTATAAATGAACATATGGCAATCATCTTTTAGAGAGGAAGAAATTATACCGATTAAAATGTAATCACCACATCTCTAGTAATAAATCATTCAAAACCTTCATGAAGATTCCAAAAGGAGGAAAAATCCAATGAAAAAACTTACaccgggaaaaaaaaaaaacttacataCACCTGACAAAATAGAAAAGAGAACAAAATTGCGACATTTATAAAGCACAGTGACACAATCTAGCTTAAAAGACACTTGGCAACACACTACCAAGAGAAATCTGCCAAGTCATATATAAGTTTTGCTTTAGTTAAATAGCATCTACATTTCAAAGCCATCATCAAATGCTCAGAGAACCTATTACCTAAGCGGCTAAGCCATTGAGACTTGTAACATTCCACATGCAACACAAACACCAATAAAAAGTCCACAAAAGACATGTAACAGATAGATACCATACAAAAAGTTCAGAATGAAAACGCCAAGGAACTTTAAACAGTAAAAACTGTT contains:
- the LOC110650322 gene encoding P-loop NTPase domain-containing protein LPA1 homolog 1 isoform X1, whose protein sequence is MAEVAKLLYIVVVDEEERNEKGKDSFRYTRPVLQSSLQLMGCKARHAFKISQRVFELMRNEPSGDALLPEEVEVSGVDVSKGNGQKEYGSRSSFELYKRRTTVMVRREAFLNVVCDSLTEYKYVGPNQRADLVLACRIRERKESVTVLLCGTSGCGKSTLSALLGSRLGVTTVISTDSIRHMMRSFVDEKQNPLLWASTYHAGEFLDPKAVAEAKAKKKAKKLAGIINSYSNDEVSDGSSLVKSDSQAVDMSSGVTEYISPKQMAVEGFKAQSEMVIDSLDRLITAWEERKESVVVEGVHLSLNFVMGLMKKHPSIIPFMIYITNEDKHLERFAVRAKYMTLDPAKNKYVKYIRNIRTIQDYLCKRADKHLVPKINNTNVDKSVAAIHATVFSCLRRREAGEPLYDPATNTVTVVDEEYRNQCAANSMSSKGMFQLIQRKGSSRHLMALVNTDGSVAKAWPVDSVDLSGKSVMGYGTDNGRGIPMYGPLQVGKAEPVNLQFGHFGISAWPSDGGTSHAGSVDESRADWTDTGSKYHSSCCSSPRMSDGPAKELKEEHSVHGSDEEVDDPPEVDSDEDYSDDGDKHVHEEIGSVDEESTKSDEEYDDLAMQDVLQNGYCSDDDEESKDKVLPITVNKANPLKGDKYMQNLDRFLRTRSEPLGEPLCSFYSSLLVEKGGRRLSNAGSVKTRKRSLSIPAMGKHGSVASGPILSGTPQR
- the LOC110650322 gene encoding P-loop NTPase domain-containing protein LPA1 homolog 1 isoform X2; its protein translation is MQGSRLGVTTVISTDSIRHMMRSFVDEKQNPLLWASTYHAGEFLDPKAVAEAKAKKKAKKLAGIINSYSNDEVSDGSSLVKSDSQAVDMSSGVTEYISPKQMAVEGFKAQSEMVIDSLDRLITAWEERKESVVVEGVHLSLNFVMGLMKKHPSIIPFMIYITNEDKHLERFAVRAKYMTLDPAKNKYVKYIRNIRTIQDYLCKRADKHLVPKINNTNVDKSVAAIHATVFSCLRRREAGEPLYDPATNTVTVVDEEYRNQCAANSMSSKGMFQLIQRKGSSRHLMALVNTDGSVAKAWPVDSVDLSGKSVMGYGTDNGRGIPMYGPLQVGKAEPVNLQFGHFGISAWPSDGGTSHAGSVDESRADWTDTGSKYHSSCCSSPRMSDGPAKELKEEHSVHGSDEEVDDPPEVDSDEDYSDDGDKHVHEEIGSVDEESTKSDEEYDDLAMQDVLQNGYCSDDDEESKDKVLPITVNKANPLKGDKYMQNLDRFLRTRSEPLGEPLCSFYSSLLVEKGGRRLSNAGSVKTRKRSLSIPAMGKHGSVASGPILSGTPQR